Proteins from one Chitinophaga oryzae genomic window:
- a CDS encoding DUF4194 domain-containing protein: MADNNISPFAHVFLKLMQGPVYEEDKAYWKDLLGWQTELSKYLNQVGLQLIINESDGFARILQPEADDTSGEKPLPRLMRKTRLTYEATLLCIVLREALDEFDIKGNGTRLFMTQKEIKERLALFFKERNNKSKLLKDLNKPINSLLNIGILKATREDAANKELHQYEVKRVIKALVNNEKLEEIKSKLKLHVNPVQQ; this comes from the coding sequence ATGGCCGATAACAATATTTCTCCCTTTGCGCACGTGTTCCTCAAACTCATGCAGGGTCCCGTGTACGAAGAAGACAAAGCTTACTGGAAAGACCTGCTGGGCTGGCAGACAGAACTCAGCAAATACCTGAACCAGGTAGGACTGCAACTCATCATCAACGAAAGCGACGGCTTCGCCCGTATCCTGCAACCCGAAGCAGACGATACCTCCGGCGAAAAACCCCTGCCACGCCTGATGCGTAAAACCAGGCTCACCTACGAAGCCACGCTGCTCTGCATCGTACTCCGCGAAGCCCTCGATGAATTTGACATCAAAGGCAACGGTACCCGGCTGTTCATGACACAAAAGGAAATCAAGGAAAGGCTCGCCCTCTTCTTCAAAGAGCGGAACAACAAATCCAAACTGCTCAAAGACCTGAACAAACCCATCAACAGCCTGCTGAACATCGGTATCCTTAAAGCTACCCGCGAAGATGCTGCCAACAAGGAACTGCATCAATACGAGGTAAAAAGGGTGATCAAAGCACTGGTCAACAACGAAAAACTGGAAGAAATCAAATCAAAACTGAAATTGCATGTCAACCCTGTTCAACAGTGA
- a CDS encoding DUF3375 domain-containing protein, whose protein sequence is MTYDQLCNLYAQSITLKILRARSAPMMLSFFHQTFKEKNHTTIPNVELVTRLSDYLVATGYRATDDEIDATGLLDNEDERARKYVEQWSNKGFLRKYPDDDGNDIHELSSDMEKVMHWVSTLQKREFVGTESRFKDIFSKLKELVDQSNKDPKQRIQELERKKFEIEQEIKSITITGKVQVFDDTQIKERCYDVNRMSRELLSDFKEVEQNFEQITQEIYRKQSERDIAKGALLAYTLDSFEALRQKDQGKSFYSFWQFLMDETKQEEMRELIEKLYNLLEERNIDYKNDRFLKKLKQFLHASGKKVIDANKKLSDKLSRVLSEKNLTDHRKAMELINDIRQLAFQTLDNVPGEEFYIDIESDPEIDMLDRWEMADDKKTHPDVEFPEGIGGNDFSDADMDALFNHFNIDRALLEDRISTQLQNKKQISLKELVDIYGTEKGLTELITYFSIASQSSSHIILETPDPVSLGNRVINMPMVLFTNSQN, encoded by the coding sequence ATGACTTATGATCAATTATGTAATCTATATGCCCAGTCCATCACGCTAAAGATACTCCGGGCACGTAGCGCGCCAATGATGTTGTCATTTTTTCACCAAACATTCAAGGAGAAAAACCATACCACCATTCCCAACGTGGAACTGGTCACCCGTCTGTCCGATTATCTCGTGGCTACCGGCTACCGCGCCACAGATGACGAAATAGACGCCACCGGTCTGCTCGACAACGAAGACGAGCGGGCCCGGAAATATGTGGAACAATGGAGCAATAAAGGCTTCCTCCGGAAGTATCCCGACGACGACGGCAACGATATCCATGAGCTCAGCAGCGACATGGAAAAAGTGATGCACTGGGTATCCACCCTCCAGAAAAGGGAATTTGTGGGCACTGAAAGCCGCTTTAAAGACATCTTTTCCAAACTGAAGGAACTGGTGGACCAAAGCAATAAAGACCCCAAACAACGTATCCAGGAACTGGAAAGAAAAAAATTCGAAATAGAACAGGAGATCAAAAGCATCACCATCACCGGAAAAGTACAGGTGTTTGACGACACCCAGATCAAAGAACGGTGCTATGATGTAAACCGCATGTCCAGAGAACTCCTCAGCGATTTCAAGGAGGTGGAACAGAATTTCGAACAGATCACCCAGGAGATATACCGCAAACAAAGCGAACGCGATATCGCCAAAGGCGCCCTCCTGGCCTATACTCTCGACTCTTTCGAAGCCCTCCGCCAGAAAGACCAGGGGAAAAGCTTTTACTCCTTCTGGCAGTTCCTTATGGACGAAACCAAACAGGAAGAAATGCGGGAGCTTATCGAAAAGCTCTATAACCTGCTCGAGGAACGGAACATCGACTACAAAAACGACCGCTTCCTCAAGAAACTGAAACAGTTCCTCCACGCCTCCGGCAAAAAAGTGATCGACGCCAACAAAAAACTGAGCGATAAACTCAGCCGCGTCCTTAGTGAGAAAAACCTCACCGATCACCGGAAAGCCATGGAGCTCATCAACGATATCCGCCAGCTGGCCTTCCAGACGCTGGACAACGTACCCGGAGAAGAATTCTATATCGACATAGAAAGCGACCCGGAAATAGATATGCTCGACCGCTGGGAGATGGCTGACGACAAAAAAACACACCCCGACGTGGAATTCCCCGAAGGCATCGGCGGCAACGACTTCTCCGATGCCGATATGGACGCGCTGTTCAATCACTTCAACATCGACCGCGCCCTCCTCGAGGACCGCATCAGTACCCAATTACAAAACAAAAAACAGATCAGTTTGAAGGAACTGGTAGATATCTATGGCACCGAGAAAGGGCTGACAGAGCTCATCACCTATTTCTCTATCGCCAGCCAGTCATCCAGCCACATCATACTGGAAACACCTGATCCGGTATCCCTGGGCAACCGCGTCATCAATATGCCGATGGTGCTGTTCACAAACTCTCAAAACTAA
- a CDS encoding LytR/AlgR family response regulator transcription factor, whose translation MKISCIITDDEPVARKGLAGYVEKIDFLSLAGVCEDALSLNNLLRQQPADLLFLDVEMPYITGVELLESLAHPPKVIFTTAYEQYALKGFELDAIDYLMKPIPFERFLKAANRAREVLSPSITAPVAERDIYIKTGEKLVRILLEDIIFIEAMENYVYIHTTHGRYLTHATLKAVAENITGPEFVQTHKSYIINTRKITSIEGNRIIMGQASVAVSRGLKDSVMNTILKDKLLKK comes from the coding sequence ATGAAAATCAGCTGTATTATCACCGACGATGAACCTGTAGCCCGCAAAGGACTGGCCGGATACGTGGAAAAAATAGACTTCCTCTCCCTGGCAGGCGTCTGCGAAGACGCCCTGTCACTGAACAACCTCCTCCGGCAACAGCCGGCCGACCTGCTGTTCCTCGACGTAGAAATGCCCTACATCACCGGGGTAGAACTGCTGGAAAGCCTAGCCCATCCGCCCAAAGTGATCTTTACCACCGCCTACGAACAATACGCCCTCAAAGGTTTCGAGCTGGACGCCATCGATTACCTGATGAAACCCATCCCGTTCGAACGTTTCCTCAAAGCCGCCAACCGTGCCCGGGAAGTGCTTTCCCCGTCAATAACAGCCCCTGTGGCGGAAAGAGACATCTATATCAAAACCGGAGAAAAATTGGTGCGCATACTGCTGGAAGACATTATCTTTATAGAGGCGATGGAAAACTACGTATATATCCATACCACCCACGGACGGTACCTGACACATGCCACCCTGAAAGCGGTGGCGGAGAACATAACCGGTCCGGAATTTGTTCAAACCCACAAATCGTATATCATCAACACCCGGAAAATCACCAGCATCGAAGGCAACAGGATCATCATGGGACAAGCCTCGGTAGCGGTTTCCAGGGGACTCAAAGACAGCGTGATGAATACCATTTTAAAGGATAAATTGCTGAAGAAATAA
- a CDS encoding sensor histidine kinase yields MEQFWRKYIFPVLYALVIYVSMRLINAVLTGFRFWERPWQETAIEGVLLFTGYIYVWMLNCLLQYYQRQPKPGPVIREYLVVAAVIITFTDGIILPIQHFTGERGCQLYDVINLTLIPTLFYLLYYVIKRANASLRKSYEQQLLLEKISNDQLQTELRFLKAQFHPHFLFNALNTVYFQMDESVGTAKHTVEKLSELLRYQLYDHQQTVAVGKELQYLQSYIDLQRSRMNEHLRLTVEIDPRLNKQSVYPLLLLPLVENAFKYAGGEYWININASLQNDWLVFHVSNAIPAIEMKQKKGGIGLENLRRRLALLYPGKHDLAFCNSGENYSADLKIAL; encoded by the coding sequence ATGGAACAGTTCTGGCGCAAATACATTTTCCCCGTTTTATACGCCTTAGTTATCTATGTCAGCATGCGCCTGATCAACGCCGTTCTCACCGGTTTCCGTTTCTGGGAGCGGCCCTGGCAGGAAACGGCGATCGAAGGCGTGCTGCTCTTCACCGGCTATATCTACGTCTGGATGCTGAACTGCCTGCTGCAATACTATCAACGGCAGCCGAAGCCCGGCCCCGTCATCAGGGAGTACCTGGTGGTGGCGGCGGTGATCATCACCTTTACCGACGGTATCATCCTGCCGATCCAGCACTTCACCGGAGAAAGAGGATGCCAGCTCTACGACGTGATCAATCTCACCCTGATACCCACGTTGTTTTACCTGCTGTACTATGTGATCAAACGCGCCAACGCCTCGCTGCGGAAAAGTTACGAGCAGCAGCTGCTGCTGGAAAAAATCAGCAACGACCAGCTCCAGACAGAGCTGCGCTTCCTCAAAGCCCAGTTCCATCCCCATTTCCTCTTCAATGCCCTCAATACGGTGTATTTCCAGATGGACGAAAGCGTAGGCACTGCCAAACATACCGTGGAAAAACTCTCCGAACTGCTACGCTACCAGCTGTACGATCACCAGCAAACTGTAGCCGTGGGAAAAGAGCTACAGTACCTGCAATCTTATATCGACCTGCAACGGAGCCGCATGAACGAACACCTGCGGCTGACCGTGGAAATTGATCCCCGGCTGAACAAACAAAGCGTATACCCGTTATTGTTATTACCCCTGGTGGAAAACGCATTCAAATACGCCGGTGGCGAATACTGGATCAATATCAACGCCAGCCTGCAAAACGACTGGCTGGTATTTCATGTCAGCAACGCCATCCCCGCCATAGAAATGAAACAGAAAAAAGGCGGCATCGGGCTGGAGAACCTGCGCCGGCGCCTGGCCCTTCTCTACCCGGGGAAACATGACCTGGCCTTCTGCAACAGCGGAGAGAATTATTCGGCAGACCTAAAAATAGCTTTATGA